GCTCGATATCACGGTCGCCCACAGCATATGCGATCGAGGGTCCGAAGGCTGAGCCGATAAGGCCGCCGAGAAAGGTTCGGCGGCTTACCATGCACGTAGTTCCTTTGCATCGGCACCCTTGCGGGCGCGCACTAGGTGGCCGTTGCCGAGATCGGCATAGGCGAGCTCTGACGCGTCGTCATGTTCAGCGGTAAAGGTTATGCCCCAGTTCTGCTTGTCGGCGGCGCCGTTCTTGCGTAGCGCCTCGAAATCGAGCGGCCGGTCGAGATCGGGGAAGGGCACGGCGGCAAGCAGCGACTTCGTGTAGGGATGCACCGGGTCCCGCAAGATGATCTCGCGCGGGGCGATTTCGACGATGCGGCCCTTGCACATCACCGCGATACGATCGGCCATATAGTCGACAACCGCGAGATTGTGCGAAATGAAGAGGTAGGTCAGGCCGAGCTCTTTCTGCAGATCCTTCAGCAGATTGAGGATTTGCGCCTGCACGGAAACATCGAGTGCAGAGACCGGTTCGTCGAGGATGATGAGCTTAGGACCGAGAGCAAGGGCGCGGGCGATGCCGATGCGCTGGCGCTGGCCGCCGGAGAAGCTGTGCGGGTAGCGGCTCAGGTAGCGCCGGTCGAGGCCGATCGCGCCCATCAGCGCTTCGACCTTCCGCTTGCGTTCGGCGCCGTCTCCGCGGTCATGGATTTCCAGCGGCTCGCTCAGGATGTTGCGCACTGTCATGCGCGGCGACAGCGAGGAGACCGGATCCTGGAACACCATCTGGATCTTGGTGCGCAGCGCCTGCAGATCGTCGCCCTTGACGGAAAGAACGTCGATCACGTCCTTGCCGTCGTTGAAGATCACCGAGCCGCCGTCGGGCGTGACCGCGCGCATCAGGATCTTGCTGACAGTGGTCTTGCCGCAGCCGGATTCGCCGACGAGCCCCAGACATTCGCCCCGCTGGATATCAAAGCTGACGTCGTCGACGGCCCGCACGACCGCGGCTTCATCCCTACCAAAAAGGCTGCGCTTGCGGGTCGTAAAGGCCTTGGAGAGGTTGTTGACCGAAAGCAAAAGCTTCGGGGCGTCCGTATCCGCCATCTGCTTTTTGCCAAGGAACGATTCCAGATTGACCGGCACATCGCGCAGGGCCTTCAGCCGCTCGCCAGGCTTCATGTCGAAATGTGGCACGGCAGCCATCAGGCCCTTGAGGTATGGATGTTGCGGATTGCGGAATATCGCATTCACGGGCCCAGCTTCCATGATTTCACCGTGATAGATCACGACGACTTCGTCGGCCATATTGGCGACGACGCCGAGATCATGGGTAATGAGCAGCATGGCCATGCCGAGTTTGTGCTGCAACTCGCGCAGCAACTCGAGAATTTGTGCCTGGATGGTCACGTCGAGCGCCGTCGTCGGCTCGTCGGCGATCAGCAACGCCGGCCTGCAGATCAGGGCCATCGCGATCATCGCGCGCTGGCGCATGCCGCCTGAAAGCTCGAATGGATACATGTCGTAGGTGCGTTTCGGATTGGCAAAGCCGACAAGGCCGAGCATCTCTTCGGTTCTTTCGCGCGCTCGCTTCTTATCGGCGTCCGTGTGGATCAGCAGCACTTCGCTGATCTGGTTGCCGATCGTGTGGAGCGGCGAGAGCGAAGTCATCGGTTCCTGGAAGATCGTTGCCATGCGCTGGCCGCGCAGATCCCGCATTTCCTCGCTGTCGCGGCCGAATTGCAAGATATCGGTAGTCTCGCCATTGAGTGGATCGGTGAAAAGAATGCGGCCGCTTGCCTTTGCGGCGTTCGGCAGGATGCCCATGATCGACTGGCTGATGACCGATTTGCCGGAGCCGGATTCACCGACCAGTGCGGTCACCTTTCCCGGAAGAACGCGCAGTTCGGCATTTTTTACAACGCGCAGCTTATCCCCGAACACCGAGAATGAAACGTCAAGGTTCTCGATACGCAATAAGTCGAACGCGGACGCCATACCAACGATATTCCCCAGTCACTTTTGTGTTCCCGTTAAGGCACACTATCGTACCGCAATCGGGGTGTCTAGTTAATGACAGGGGTATGGGAAACCCGCGCGTTTCGCCTGATTTTACAAAAGCAAAACAAACATTTCAGCCGCGGCCTACTGAACGAATCTCTCGACCGTTGGCCGCTTCGCCTGCTTCTTGGCGTCGCGGTGGAGCAGGATGACCTGTTCGGCTTCGGAAAGGCCGTTCGGGGCGACTTCGCGGAAACCGCCTTCAATGGCGAGTGCCGGTGCGGGAGCGCGCGGCTGAAGGATCGTCACCTTCTGGCGGATGCCGCGCAGCTTCTCTTCGCCGAGGGTCGTCCATTCGCCGCCGCAATAGCCGGCAAACGCCTGGCTGGCAACGACCTCGCGATTATACTTCTTGGTCAGTGCCTGCAGGCGCTGGACCTCGTTGACGGCCGAACCGAAGGCCGAAAACGTCAGGCGGTCCTTGAGGCCGACATTGCCAAGCATCACGTTGCCGATATGCAGTCCGATGCCATAGCTGATCGCGCCAAGACCTTTTTCGGCGCGTTCGTTATTGAGTTCGGCAACGCGGGCCTGCGCCTGATAAACGGCGGAAAGGGCCGCCTGCGAGGCAATCTTCGACGGATCCTTGTGACGGCCGCAGGGATAGACAGCGAGGAAGCCGTCACCCAGGAAGCTCAGGATCTCGCCGCCGTTGCGGTTGAACGGTGCTGCTATCGCGTCGAAAAATTCGTTCAGCGTGTCGATATAGGCCTGCCGGCCTTCCTTTTCGGCATACATCGTCGACTGGCGCATATCGCCCATCACAAGGGCGGCTCGGATCGTTTCTCCGTCGCCGCGGCGGATCTGGCCGTTCAGCACGCGCTTGCCTGCATCGCCGCCGAGATAAGTCGTCAGCATGTTGTTTGCGAGCTTGCCGAGCACGGCCATCTTGGCGGCAACGGCCAGATGATTCTGCATGCGCAGCAGCGCATCGATCATGTCGTCGGAAAAACCAAAATGATTGTCCGTCGACCACGAACCCATCATGCCCTGGACAGAACCGTCGCCGAAGGGCTGCACGAAAGCAAGATAGTCGGTGATCTTCTCGGCGCGAAGATCCTCGAAGATCGGGAATTCCGCCGGGCCATCGAGCGGGATGCGGCGGCGGATATGCTGGAGATTGTTGTCCAGCAGATAATAATAGGGGCTTTGGAGAAAACGGTCGGGCTTTGCGCCTACCGAATGGCGATAGCCCTCGATCGTGACGCCGCTCGCCCGCCGCCAGGTAAAACCCAAAGCGTCATAGAGCGGATGAAGCATCGAAAACGTCAGGTGCACGCGCGCGATCGGCAGGCCGGCGGCAGCAATCCGCTCGCAGAAACCGCGAACGATGTTCTCGAGATCATCACCTGCAAGCGAAGAATGTGTCAGCCATTCGGCGACGCGGTCCAGAAGGATGGAGGACACGCTGGATTCGATCGTGCTCATTCTCGGTATTATCCTCATAAAGCACGTCCGTTCCTGAAAAACGATAGAAAACCGGCCCGCGGCACCGTCATGCGCAGGGCGGAAATTCAAGATGGACGAGCGGTATTATCGTGTCAACGATCTG
This Rhizobium sullae DNA region includes the following protein-coding sequences:
- a CDS encoding adenylate/guanylate cyclase domain-containing protein, with the protein product MSTIESSVSSILLDRVAEWLTHSSLAGDDLENIVRGFCERIAAAGLPIARVHLTFSMLHPLYDALGFTWRRASGVTIEGYRHSVGAKPDRFLQSPYYYLLDNNLQHIRRRIPLDGPAEFPIFEDLRAEKITDYLAFVQPFGDGSVQGMMGSWSTDNHFGFSDDMIDALLRMQNHLAVAAKMAVLGKLANNMLTTYLGGDAGKRVLNGQIRRGDGETIRAALVMGDMRQSTMYAEKEGRQAYIDTLNEFFDAIAAPFNRNGGEILSFLGDGFLAVYPCGRHKDPSKIASQAALSAVYQAQARVAELNNERAEKGLGAISYGIGLHIGNVMLGNVGLKDRLTFSAFGSAVNEVQRLQALTKKYNREVVASQAFAGYCGGEWTTLGEEKLRGIRQKVTILQPRAPAPALAIEGGFREVAPNGLSEAEQVILLHRDAKKQAKRPTVERFVQ
- a CDS encoding ABC transporter ATP-binding protein → MASAFDLLRIENLDVSFSVFGDKLRVVKNAELRVLPGKVTALVGESGSGKSVISQSIMGILPNAAKASGRILFTDPLNGETTDILQFGRDSEEMRDLRGQRMATIFQEPMTSLSPLHTIGNQISEVLLIHTDADKKRARERTEEMLGLVGFANPKRTYDMYPFELSGGMRQRAMIAMALICRPALLIADEPTTALDVTIQAQILELLRELQHKLGMAMLLITHDLGVVANMADEVVVIYHGEIMEAGPVNAIFRNPQHPYLKGLMAAVPHFDMKPGERLKALRDVPVNLESFLGKKQMADTDAPKLLLSVNNLSKAFTTRKRSLFGRDEAAVVRAVDDVSFDIQRGECLGLVGESGCGKTTVSKILMRAVTPDGGSVIFNDGKDVIDVLSVKGDDLQALRTKIQMVFQDPVSSLSPRMTVRNILSEPLEIHDRGDGAERKRKVEALMGAIGLDRRYLSRYPHSFSGGQRQRIGIARALALGPKLIILDEPVSALDVSVQAQILNLLKDLQKELGLTYLFISHNLAVVDYMADRIAVMCKGRIVEIAPREIILRDPVHPYTKSLLAAVPFPDLDRPLDFEALRKNGAADKQNWGITFTAEHDDASELAYADLGNGHLVRARKGADAKELRAW